From Chloroflexota bacterium, the proteins below share one genomic window:
- the rpmE gene encoding 50S ribosomal protein L31 gives MKPDIHPDYVECTVTCACGNSFTTRATVAAINVDVCAECHPFFTGQQRLVDTAGQVERFERRRRRARARA, from the coding sequence ATGAAGCCCGATATTCACCCTGACTACGTTGAGTGCACCGTCACGTGCGCCTGCGGCAACAGCTTTACGACGCGCGCCACGGTTGCCGCCATCAATGTTGACGTGTGCGCCGAGTGCCACCCGTTCTTCACGGGTCAGCAGCGTCTGGTCGACACCGCCGGCCAGGTGGAGCGGTTCGAGCGACGTCGCAGGCGAGCGCGCGCCAGGGCTTAG
- a CDS encoding GatB/YqeY domain-containing protein — translation MSLLDRISSDLTSALRGGDQPRVRLLRTLRSAIAYEAKDKRQDAGDDLVRTVLAREARRREEAIKLYESGGRADKAADEQAELAVIAGYLPPVIDAEAIEAAARAVIDETGASGPGDIGRVMGPLMARLRAQGTVDGKAVSATVRALLTD, via the coding sequence ATGAGCTTGCTCGATCGAATCTCCAGCGACCTCACGTCCGCGCTGCGCGGCGGCGACCAGCCACGCGTACGACTTTTGCGGACGCTTCGGTCGGCCATTGCCTACGAGGCCAAGGACAAGCGGCAGGACGCCGGCGACGACCTGGTGCGCACCGTGCTGGCGCGCGAAGCTCGCCGGCGCGAAGAAGCCATCAAGCTCTACGAGTCCGGCGGCCGCGCGGACAAAGCCGCCGACGAGCAGGCGGAACTCGCGGTCATCGCCGGCTACCTGCCTCCCGTTATCGACGCCGAGGCCATCGAGGCAGCGGCGCGCGCGGTCATCGACGAGACCGGCGCTTCCGGTCCAGGCGACATTGGCCGCGTGATGGGCCCCTTGATGGCCCGCCTGCGCGCGCAGGGCACCGTGGACGGCAAGGCCGTGAGCGCGACGGTGCGCGCCCTGCTCACCGACTAG
- a CDS encoding ribose-phosphate pyrophosphokinase: MDGELKIFSGSSNRGLAARIAHTLGRPLGEARVEHFPDGEADIQILENVRGTDVFVVQSTCAPVDRNLMQLLIMIDALRRASAGRVTALIPYFGYARQEKKSTGREPITAKLVANILEAAGVSRIVTLDLHAPAVQGFFDIPVDHLLAAPLLADAIDRMGLTQPVIVSPDAGGVTRAHDFSQRVAGAPLAVVFKNRTAADKIEHLQIVGEVEGRDAIIVDDQVSTGHTLVEASEALRERGARSVYSCAVHPVFADDALERIQDAPIERLFITDTIPIEDGLMNGKIQLVHTHELFGEAVRRIHNDESVTALFK, encoded by the coding sequence GTGGACGGCGAGCTGAAAATATTTTCGGGAAGCAGCAATCGGGGCTTGGCCGCACGCATCGCACATACGCTCGGGCGTCCCCTGGGCGAGGCCAGGGTCGAGCACTTCCCCGACGGCGAGGCCGACATCCAAATCCTGGAGAACGTGCGCGGCACCGACGTCTTCGTCGTGCAGTCCACCTGCGCGCCGGTCGACAGAAATCTGATGCAGCTGCTGATCATGATCGACGCGCTGCGGCGTGCCTCAGCGGGCCGCGTCACCGCGCTCATCCCGTATTTCGGCTACGCGCGCCAGGAAAAGAAGTCCACCGGGCGCGAACCGATCACGGCCAAGCTTGTCGCCAACATCCTCGAGGCGGCCGGCGTTTCGCGCATCGTCACGCTCGATCTGCACGCGCCCGCGGTGCAGGGGTTCTTTGACATCCCCGTCGATCATCTGCTGGCCGCGCCGTTGCTGGCCGACGCCATCGACCGCATGGGGCTGACGCAGCCGGTCATCGTGTCGCCCGACGCCGGCGGCGTGACCCGTGCGCACGATTTCAGTCAGCGCGTTGCCGGCGCCCCCCTGGCCGTCGTCTTCAAGAACCGCACCGCGGCCGACAAGATCGAGCACCTCCAGATCGTGGGGGAAGTGGAAGGACGCGACGCCATCATCGTGGATGACCAGGTCTCGACCGGCCACACGCTGGTCGAGGCCAGCGAGGCGCTGCGGGAACGGGGCGCACGAAGCGTCTACAGCTGCGCGGTGCACCCGGTGTTTGCCGACGACGCACTCGAGCGGATTCAGGACGCCCCGATCGAGCGGCTCTTCATCACCGACACGATTCCGATTGAAGACGGACTCATGAACGGCAAAATACAATTGGTCCACACGCATGAATTGTTTGGAGAGGCTGTCCGCCGGATTCACAACGACGAATCCGTCACGGCACTGTTCAAGTGA
- the rpsU gene encoding 30S ribosomal protein S21, whose protein sequence is MVHITVGANESFDAALRRFNKKVQQEGIITESRRRSAFDKPSVLRKKKAAAKRRKARRAALKAMQAESQAL, encoded by the coding sequence TTGGTTCATATCACCGTAGGCGCCAACGAGAGCTTCGATGCCGCGCTGCGACGCTTCAACAAGAAGGTGCAGCAAGAAGGCATTATCACGGAGTCTCGACGGCGGAGCGCGTTCGACAAGCCCAGCGTGCTGCGCAAGAAGAAGGCGGCGGCCAAGCGCCGCAAAGCCCGGCGCGCGGCGCTCAAGGCGATGCAAGCGGAGAGCCAGGCGCTCTAG
- the ybeY gene encoding rRNA maturation RNase YbeY, with product MITLAARVATAVADAAGLRGTAALRICSDADMRRLNRQFRDIDQSTDVLAFPPDAVDPGSDPESVGDVALSYARVVRQGQMHGHGTEREFAYLITHALLHLAGFTHDDPPSYRRMRRVEEEILASIGMTRDRIPAA from the coding sequence ATGATTACCCTGGCGGCGCGCGTCGCCACGGCGGTAGCCGACGCCGCAGGGTTGAGGGGTACTGCCGCTCTGAGGATCTGCAGCGATGCAGACATGCGGCGACTGAACCGGCAGTTCCGCGACATCGACCAATCGACGGACGTGCTCGCCTTCCCGCCCGACGCCGTCGACCCCGGATCCGACCCCGAGTCCGTTGGAGACGTGGCGCTTTCGTACGCGCGCGTGGTCCGCCAGGGGCAGATGCACGGGCATGGCACGGAGCGCGAGTTTGCCTATCTCATCACCCATGCCCTGCTTCACCTCGCTGGCTTCACGCACGACGACCCACCGAGCTATCGGCGCATGCGGCGCGTCGAGGAGGAAATCCTGGCGTCGATTGGGATGACACGCGACCGAATTCCGGCGGCATAG
- the glmU gene encoding bifunctional UDP-N-acetylglucosamine diphosphorylase/glucosamine-1-phosphate N-acetyltransferase GlmU, whose product MTCTAVILAAGRGVRMAASGPKVLHQVAGWPLVKHVVATARKAGCDPIVVVASPEVDLRDAVGNDVHIVEQPPDDYGTAAAAQAAGVPQSPGTAVVMFGDSPLLTSQTVREMAALRDERDAAIVVGWTQAPAPGSYGRVVMADDGSVQAIVEAADADSATYAMTSCNSGLMAFDAEWLGAALPRVPRSPATGERYLTAAVELAIADGRRVVSHLIADEEETIGCDDLSRLADAEQAMQQRLRQDLMAQGVQLRDPATTYLHRGVTVGSGSVILPGTSLEGATSIAAGSTIGPNSRLIDATVGDGCIVESSRVSASSLGDGVVVGPFAHVRDGCAIGSDSHLGSQTELKAATLGSGVHVHHFGYLGDVEIGDGANIGAGTVTCNFDGTAKHRTVIGADAFIGSDTMLIAPVTVGEGARTSASAVVTRDVPPGMLAVGIPARIRR is encoded by the coding sequence ATGACCTGTACCGCAGTAATCCTGGCCGCGGGCCGCGGCGTGCGCATGGCCGCCTCGGGTCCGAAGGTGCTGCATCAAGTCGCCGGCTGGCCGCTGGTCAAGCACGTGGTGGCAACCGCGCGCAAAGCCGGCTGCGATCCGATCGTGGTGGTCGCGTCGCCCGAGGTCGACCTGCGCGATGCCGTGGGCAACGACGTCCACATCGTCGAACAGCCGCCTGACGACTATGGGACCGCGGCGGCCGCGCAGGCGGCCGGCGTCCCGCAGAGTCCCGGCACAGCCGTCGTGATGTTCGGAGACTCCCCGCTGCTCACGTCCCAGACCGTGCGCGAGATGGCGGCCTTGCGCGATGAACGCGACGCCGCAATCGTCGTGGGCTGGACCCAAGCGCCTGCGCCGGGTAGCTACGGCCGGGTTGTGATGGCTGATGACGGATCTGTGCAAGCCATTGTCGAGGCCGCCGATGCGGACTCGGCCACCTACGCCATGACCTCCTGCAATTCCGGCCTGATGGCGTTCGATGCCGAGTGGCTTGGCGCCGCGCTGCCGCGGGTACCCCGCAGCCCGGCGACGGGCGAGCGCTACCTGACGGCCGCCGTCGAGCTTGCCATCGCCGATGGGCGCCGGGTGGTTTCCCACTTGATCGCCGACGAGGAGGAAACCATCGGCTGCGATGACCTCTCGCGTCTGGCGGACGCCGAGCAGGCCATGCAGCAGCGCCTGCGCCAGGACCTGATGGCGCAGGGCGTGCAGTTGCGCGACCCGGCAACGACCTATCTGCACCGCGGCGTGACTGTCGGTTCGGGTTCCGTAATCCTGCCGGGCACGTCGCTCGAGGGCGCTACCTCGATCGCTGCCGGATCAACCATTGGCCCGAACAGCCGGCTCATCGACGCGACCGTGGGCGACGGTTGCATCGTCGAGTCGTCGCGGGTGTCGGCGTCGAGCCTCGGCGACGGCGTCGTTGTGGGCCCCTTCGCTCACGTGCGCGACGGCTGCGCCATCGGGTCCGACAGTCACCTTGGGTCACAGACCGAACTCAAGGCCGCCACACTGGGAAGTGGCGTGCACGTGCACCATTTCGGCTATCTTGGAGACGTGGAGATTGGCGATGGTGCAAACATCGGCGCCGGCACGGTCACGTGCAACTTCGACGGTACGGCCAAGCACCGCACCGTGATCGGCGCTGACGCCTTCATCGGCAGCGACACCATGCTGATCGCCCCCGTGACGGTTGGGGAGGGCGCGCGAACCAGCGCCAGCGCCGTCGTCACACGGGATGTCCCGCCGGGCATGCTGGCGGTGGGCATTCCGGCGCGAATCCGTCGCTAG
- a CDS encoding MraY family glycosyltransferase: MIDVNWLALAIGAPLVLPMTLGIRTLARRRGWMHQPGPDRIHAKPVPRLGGVAMYAAFVVVALVVAQPYDLALAGLLGGATVIVAVMLVDDVRGLRPRDKLLAQLVAAAIPLACGIRIDAVSNPLGGVIDLPLVIVVPFTLFWIVGMMNAINFTDGQDGLAGGVSTIAALVLVVLSSRLGLPDVATLALALAAVSLGFLPLNFYRASIIMGDSGSHFLGFSLAVIAILGPAKIATAMLVLGVPILEVAWSIVRRLAAGGSMSTRDARHLHHRLWEAGLAQPVVALFYYVVAAGLGTIALLVERVNKVYAFLGLMGLLLVLLLVLARLPRRRLIGRPAEPPRMAER, translated from the coding sequence GTGATAGACGTCAACTGGCTCGCGCTGGCCATTGGAGCGCCGCTGGTGCTCCCTATGACGTTGGGGATCCGCACGCTCGCTCGTCGGCGCGGGTGGATGCATCAGCCCGGGCCCGATCGGATTCACGCCAAGCCTGTGCCGCGGCTCGGAGGGGTGGCGATGTATGCCGCCTTCGTCGTCGTGGCGCTGGTGGTGGCCCAACCCTACGATCTGGCGCTGGCCGGTCTGCTCGGCGGGGCGACGGTGATCGTCGCCGTGATGCTCGTCGACGATGTCCGCGGACTCCGTCCCCGCGACAAGCTCCTGGCTCAGCTGGTCGCCGCCGCAATTCCATTGGCCTGCGGCATTCGCATCGACGCGGTGAGCAACCCGCTGGGCGGCGTGATCGATCTGCCGCTGGTGATCGTGGTGCCGTTCACCCTGTTTTGGATTGTCGGCATGATGAACGCCATCAACTTCACCGATGGGCAGGACGGGCTGGCGGGCGGCGTGTCAACGATCGCCGCCCTGGTGCTGGTGGTGCTCTCGAGCCGCCTGGGACTTCCCGACGTGGCGACGCTGGCGCTGGCGCTCGCGGCCGTGTCGCTGGGGTTCCTGCCGCTCAACTTCTACCGCGCGAGCATCATCATGGGGGACAGCGGCTCGCACTTTCTCGGCTTCAGCCTGGCCGTAATCGCGATTCTCGGGCCGGCGAAGATCGCGACGGCCATGCTTGTGCTTGGCGTGCCGATCCTGGAAGTCGCCTGGTCCATCGTCCGACGGCTGGCTGCGGGCGGGAGCATGAGCACCCGTGATGCGCGCCACCTGCACCATCGGCTGTGGGAGGCGGGGCTGGCCCAGCCCGTGGTCGCGCTGTTCTACTACGTGGTGGCGGCGGGTTTGGGCACCATTGCGCTTCTGGTGGAGCGCGTGAACAAGGTCTACGCCTTCCTGGGCCTCATGGGGCTCTTGCTGGTGCTGCTTCTGGTGCTGGCGCGCCTGCCTCGGCGGCGGCTCATCGGCCGCCCCGCCGAGCCGCCGCGCATGGCCGAGCGCTAA
- a CDS encoding 4-(cytidine 5'-diphospho)-2-C-methyl-D-erythritol kinase, with the protein MRRLTRAAPAKVNLGLQVTGRRPDGYHELVTVMQTLELADDVRLESAPTVSGRPSLPDLAAEDDLALRAAHLLRRTLGVASGAHVSVEKRIPAAAGLGGGSSDAAAVLAALNQLWETDVDHARMVQIAAELGSDVPFLVRGGTALATGRGEHLSDLPPAPMRHVVLVRPDSPLATADVYAELRPSEWSDGERTMDLARGLAAGELSEDLMCNDLTPAAIRLTPVVGDILVDLRAAGAHPALMAGSGATCFGLFADISTAEEAVERGHAAGHWTHFTRFRPAADA; encoded by the coding sequence ATGCGCCGCCTCACCCGTGCGGCCCCGGCCAAAGTCAACCTCGGCTTGCAGGTCACCGGCCGTCGGCCGGACGGATACCACGAACTGGTGACGGTGATGCAGACGCTTGAACTGGCGGACGACGTGCGCCTGGAATCCGCTCCAACCGTGAGTGGTCGACCGTCGCTCCCGGACCTAGCCGCGGAGGACGACCTGGCGCTGCGGGCGGCGCATCTGCTGCGCCGGACGCTTGGCGTGGCGTCCGGCGCCCACGTGAGCGTTGAGAAGCGGATCCCCGCAGCCGCCGGTCTGGGGGGCGGAAGCTCGGACGCGGCCGCGGTGCTCGCGGCGCTGAATCAGCTCTGGGAAACCGACGTGGATCACGCGCGTATGGTGCAGATCGCGGCCGAATTGGGCTCCGACGTACCGTTCCTGGTGCGCGGCGGCACGGCGCTGGCGACCGGACGCGGCGAACATTTGAGCGATCTGCCGCCCGCACCGATGCGGCATGTCGTGCTCGTGCGCCCGGACAGTCCGCTGGCCACCGCCGATGTCTACGCCGAGTTGCGGCCTTCCGAATGGAGCGATGGCGAGCGAACGATGGACCTTGCCCGTGGGCTGGCTGCCGGCGAGCTGTCCGAAGACCTCATGTGCAACGACCTCACGCCGGCTGCCATCAGACTGACGCCGGTGGTCGGCGACATCCTTGTTGACCTTCGCGCGGCGGGCGCTCATCCGGCGCTGATGGCCGGCAGCGGCGCCACCTGCTTCGGCCTGTTCGCTGACATTTCGACCGCTGAGGAAGCTGTTGAGCGCGGGCATGCCGCCGGCCACTGGACGCACTTCACCCGGTTTCGCCCGGCCGCCGACGCGTAG
- a CDS encoding DUF1385 domain-containing protein has protein sequence MAADAQSNELRINYGGQAVLEGVMMRGRKALATAVRHPAGHIVLRAETLDPDRLSQRLRRAYFLRGVVAVWEMLVIGMRSLSFSARVQMAEDDGSETEDVESSTYITGSLVFGLALGVGLFFVLPLVITSFADASVESDLVSNIIEGGVRLAVFIAYLGGIGLMPDIRRVWMYHGAEHKTINALEAGERLTTANVQRQSLAHPRCGTAFLVMLVVVSIIVFAFLGRPPFVLRVLSRIALLPLIAGVGFELIMLTARYRSNLLARIVSAPGMWVQRLTTREPDDDQVEVAIAAMDRVLEDEAQLTSLRPQVQPVVVPHA, from the coding sequence ATGGCGGCTGACGCGCAGAGCAACGAGTTGCGCATCAACTACGGCGGCCAGGCCGTGCTCGAAGGCGTGATGATGCGCGGCCGCAAGGCGCTCGCAACCGCCGTGCGGCATCCCGCGGGACACATCGTGCTGCGGGCGGAGACGCTCGATCCCGACAGGCTCTCGCAGCGGCTGCGCCGCGCCTATTTCCTGCGCGGCGTCGTGGCGGTGTGGGAGATGCTCGTCATCGGCATGCGGTCGCTCAGCTTCTCGGCGCGCGTGCAGATGGCGGAGGACGACGGCTCCGAAACCGAGGACGTTGAGTCCTCGACCTATATCACCGGCAGCCTGGTCTTCGGGCTGGCGCTGGGCGTCGGGCTGTTCTTCGTGCTTCCGCTCGTGATCACCTCGTTCGCCGACGCGAGCGTCGAGTCGGATCTCGTCAGCAACATCATCGAAGGCGGCGTCAGACTGGCAGTGTTCATCGCCTATCTCGGCGGCATCGGCCTCATGCCCGACATTCGGCGCGTCTGGATGTATCACGGTGCGGAGCACAAGACCATCAACGCCCTGGAGGCCGGCGAGCGCCTCACGACCGCCAACGTGCAGCGGCAGAGCTTGGCCCATCCCCGCTGCGGCACGGCGTTCCTGGTGATGCTGGTGGTGGTCTCGATCATTGTGTTTGCGTTTCTGGGGCGGCCGCCGTTCGTGCTGCGGGTGCTTTCGCGCATCGCGTTGCTGCCGCTGATCGCGGGCGTCGGATTCGAGCTGATCATGCTGACGGCGCGGTACCGATCGAATCTCTTGGCACGGATCGTCTCGGCCCCCGGCATGTGGGTGCAGCGCTTGACGACACGCGAACCGGACGACGACCAGGTCGAGGTGGCGATTGCCGCCATGGATCGCGTGCTGGAAGACGAGGCGCAGCTGACGTCGCTGCGCCCCCAGGTTCAGCCGGTGGTGGTGCCGCATGCTTGA